The Candidatus Cloacimonadota bacterium genome includes a region encoding these proteins:
- a CDS encoding DEAD/DEAH box helicase yields MNSEYNDLMVKLESTLKRISELEAENSRLRNLVVGDNQAVASNSDKSETSQKSQQDKQTITERKLSAPTTINNTSSPEEKVLLFRSLFQGREDLFAIRWVGKDNKSGYSPACSNDWKLGVCGKYKKIPCANCANRKLIPLDDKQIYRHLSGEITIGIYPLFEDDSCRLLAIDFDKKSWQEDVKALIEICQIYQIPAFVEISRSGNGAHVWLFFEEKISAIQARKLGTALLTKALELRHQIGFDSYDRLFPNQDTMPKGGFGNLIALPLQKKARESGNSEFVDHQFNRIEDQWNLLAQVEKISKFKVNAILTEILAGQGALGLSQRTVSDTDEPMPWEPTIAQPEEYKDLPGQIQIILSNTIYIEKAGLPQKLMSSIIRLAAFQNPEFYRAQAMRMPIYKIPRVINLSAETDKHLSIPRGCQDDLTKLLMPLNIEQVHNDLRYAGEQISASFLGKLSPQQLVAGNEMLQHDNGILSATTAFGKTVVAIWMIAQRQTNTLIVVHRRQLLEQWIERLKCFLNEPEVGQIGAGRDKRTGKIDVAIIQSLYHKRKVKELVKNYGMVIVDECHHISAFSFEQVLKAVRAKYVYGLTATPIRRDGQHPIVYMQCGPIRYVVDAKSQLKLRLFSHKVIVRYTDFKSVITPDRAEVKITEIYQALVDDPIRNDMILDDIISAIVAGRSPLILTERTAHVEFFTSKLAGFSKHVIALRGGMGRKQLKAVMERLHSIPEEDERVIIATGKYIGEGFDDSRLDTLFLTMPVSWKGVLQQYVGRLHRAHDNKTEVVIYDYVDREEPMLARMFKKRVKGYEGMGYVISGTT; encoded by the coding sequence ATGAATAGCGAGTATAATGACCTTATGGTAAAACTGGAAAGTACGTTAAAGCGAATCAGTGAATTAGAGGCAGAGAATTCCAGATTGAGGAACTTGGTCGTAGGTGATAATCAAGCGGTAGCATCAAATTCCGATAAAAGTGAAACTTCACAAAAGTCACAGCAAGATAAACAAACAATTACAGAAAGAAAATTATCTGCGCCTACAACAATTAACAATACATCCAGTCCCGAGGAGAAAGTACTTCTCTTTAGAAGTTTGTTTCAAGGAAGAGAGGATTTATTTGCGATCAGATGGGTTGGGAAAGATAATAAATCAGGTTACTCGCCAGCATGCTCCAATGACTGGAAACTCGGTGTATGCGGTAAATACAAGAAAATACCCTGTGCCAATTGTGCTAACAGGAAACTCATTCCGTTAGATGATAAGCAAATCTATAGGCACCTCAGCGGAGAGATCACCATCGGAATCTACCCCTTGTTTGAAGATGATTCCTGCCGGTTATTGGCTATAGATTTCGATAAGAAGAGCTGGCAGGAAGATGTGAAAGCATTAATCGAGATATGCCAGATTTATCAAATCCCTGCCTTTGTAGAGATATCCAGGTCTGGGAATGGAGCCCATGTCTGGTTGTTTTTTGAAGAGAAGATATCTGCTATCCAGGCTCGTAAGCTGGGAACTGCACTACTTACCAAGGCTTTGGAGCTTCGACACCAAATAGGTTTTGATTCGTACGATAGACTATTCCCCAATCAGGATACTATGCCTAAGGGTGGATTTGGCAATTTGATCGCTTTACCCTTGCAAAAGAAGGCAAGAGAGAGCGGGAACAGCGAGTTTGTCGATCACCAGTTTAACAGAATCGAAGATCAATGGAACTTATTGGCGCAAGTGGAGAAGATCAGTAAGTTTAAGGTCAATGCAATCCTTACAGAGATACTTGCAGGGCAAGGCGCATTGGGATTATCGCAGCGAACAGTTTCTGATACCGATGAACCCATGCCTTGGGAGCCAACCATCGCGCAGCCAGAAGAATACAAGGATCTACCGGGACAGATTCAGATTATCTTGAGCAATACGATCTATATAGAAAAAGCTGGACTTCCTCAGAAGCTCATGTCCAGTATCATCAGGCTTGCAGCCTTTCAGAATCCGGAGTTTTATCGAGCTCAGGCAATGAGAATGCCAATATATAAGATCCCAAGAGTTATCAATCTATCTGCAGAAACAGACAAACACCTATCTATCCCCCGGGGTTGCCAGGACGACCTCACAAAGCTTCTTATGCCGCTAAATATCGAGCAAGTTCACAATGATCTAAGATATGCAGGGGAGCAGATCAGCGCTTCGTTTTTAGGGAAACTGAGTCCCCAGCAGTTAGTTGCGGGGAATGAGATGCTTCAGCATGATAATGGGATATTATCTGCCACCACTGCCTTTGGTAAGACAGTGGTGGCAATATGGATGATTGCTCAAAGACAAACCAATACCTTGATCGTAGTGCATCGTAGGCAATTGCTGGAACAGTGGATTGAAAGGTTAAAGTGTTTTCTGAACGAACCTGAGGTGGGACAGATAGGAGCCGGGCGCGATAAGAGAACTGGCAAGATTGATGTGGCTATCATTCAGAGTCTTTACCATAAACGTAAGGTGAAAGAGCTCGTGAAGAACTACGGCATGGTGATCGTAGATGAGTGTCATCATATCTCTGCTTTTAGCTTCGAACAGGTTCTTAAGGCAGTTCGTGCAAAGTATGTATATGGGCTGACGGCAACTCCGATTCGTCGAGACGGTCAGCATCCCATTGTGTATATGCAGTGCGGACCAATCCGCTATGTAGTTGACGCCAAATCCCAGCTTAAACTTAGACTATTCAGCCATAAAGTAATAGTGCGATACACAGATTTCAAGAGCGTAATAACTCCGGATAGGGCAGAAGTTAAAATCACTGAAATCTATCAAGCTTTGGTGGATGACCCAATTCGCAACGACATGATCCTGGATGATATCATCTCAGCAATTGTGGCAGGCAGAAGCCCATTGATTCTAACGGAAAGAACTGCTCATGTGGAGTTCTTTACTTCTAAATTGGCAGGGTTTTCGAAGCATGTTATCGCTCTGAGAGGTGGTATGGGTAGGAAACAGCTAAAAGCGGTTATGGAAAGGCTCCACTCTATACCGGAGGAAGATGAAAGGGTTATTATTGCGACTGGGAAGTACATCGGCGAGGGCTTTGACGACAGTAGGCTGGATACCTTGTTTCTAACCATGCCAGTTTCTTGGAAAGGTGTGCTTCAACAATATGTCGGCAGGCTTCATAGGGCTCATGATAACAAAACAGAAGTTGTGATTTACGATTATGTGGACAGAGAGGAGCCCATGCTTGCGAGGATGTTCAAAAAACGTGTAAAGGGATATGAGGGGATGGGGTATGTGATCAGTGGTACTACATAA